The genomic interval GACAACATATATTTTCCCTTATattaaatagatcatttagaatcacgtataaataatatattaggattagagggaattacaacttaaaatgaaacgaCTTTCCATCAAATAAAATGTGGGAGTTTCCTACAAATTTTATAAccaaaatattttaagaaaaggTTGTTTGGACTGTCCAAGTAACTGATACAACATGTAGTAGCTAAATAtctaagtagttgctacaacgtgtagcagctaactgCGTTATAGCAGCTAGAGCTTGTACATTGTAAcataaatcctaataatatattaggattagaagaaattacaacttaaattgaTACAACTTACCATCAAATGAATTGTAGGAAATGATGTTTGGCAAGTTTCCTACAAATTATATAACCAAAAAATGATAAGAAAAGGTTGTTTGGACTGTCCAAATGGTTGCTACACATTGAAGCAATTAActatccaagtagctgctacatgttgtagtagctaggGCTTTTAGATTGTAGCATAAATCcaaataatatattaggattggagataattacaacttaaattgaaATGTCTTACCATTGAACCAATTGTAGGAAATGATGTTTGGTAAGTTTTCTGTAAATCGtataaacaaaaaaattaaattttatcaaaaaggaTTATTAATATTGTAAGATTGTACGTTGTATGCTTCAAAAACTTTTCTTGCCTCCTATTTACTATCAGAGGACTTGTGTATAGCGCCCTTAAAACTATTAACTTGTGTAAATGCCTCTATCTAGGTGTCATAAACACCCGGCTAACACCCAATAAAGACAACATATGTTTTTTCCTATATTAAATAGAACATTTAGAATCGCATATGAacaatatattaggattagagggaattacaacttaaaatgaaacaACTTACCATTAATTATGAATGTGAGAAATGATGTTTGACAAGtttcttgtaaattttataactaaaaaatttaaaatttatcaaaaaaaatttcttactttattgtaagaaaatattttttggaCTGTCAAAGTAGCTGCTATACGTTGTAGCAATTAGGGCTCGTACATTGTAGCTGTTACACATTGAAGTAGCTAATTGTCCAAGTAGCtattacacattgtagcagctagggCTTGTACATTGTAGCATAAATCTTAATACAAAATATTGTACAAAGCTTCAAAACAGTCAATGGCGTGGAAATGCTTACAATTGAGAATGGAGAGGGTCCAAGTACACGGGAATTTCGATGGTTGATCCGTAGGCTTTTaagagattttgatttttctaaaatGGACTTGACAAAAAGGAATTAGGAGAAATGAGGTACTGACAATTGGCATATTGCCAATCAGAATATCTGTTAATGCTTTTCAGATGCTGCAAAGTCACCAAAAATGAAATATCACGCTAAACTCCTTTTGGAGGCACACCCTTTATAGGCACGCACCACCATCTCTACATTTCACAAGGTTTGTTGACAATTTTAACCGCATCGCTCTGCAAGTAatcaaagttaaaatattttcatataaTCAGATTTAGCTTGATGTAATAGTAAAATTTAATCAAACGATGATTACTTCGACCACCTCAAAAGTTCTACTCGCTGTATGACAAAAATGGCTGTTTATTAGCTAAAACAGGAAGATGCTGATAACTCACTATAGCTTCGTAGTACACTGCATCATCCGAGAAGAGCTGAAAGCTTGACTTTACAAATTTGATCAACAAAAACAGCATAACGAACTTTGAGTACAAAGGTTgcttttttacaaaaaaaaaaaaaagataataaaataaacttCTGATCTAACATTTTAACTGATAATTCTCAGGAGTAAATTTTGTAGCAACATCAAATCATCTTTCCTTTCGGGAAGAAGAGTTTAGGCCTACCACCAGTTATGATTCATTTAAAAGACAAATTATGAGAAAGAAAACTGACACAAGGAAAAACAGAGAAACAAGTTACACAAAACTGATATTGGTACTTTTGCTCAAGTTCTGCACATGCATGGAGTTAGGGGATTCTCCCATATGTCATAGTTGGGGAACGTTTCTTCAGGAAGGCCAGTCCTTGTTTGGTGGGTAATCACAACATCCTCCAGAAAGGTTGCCCAACCCATGTAGGGATCCCCAAAGGATTTTGACATGAGTCCCTTGTCTGGTTTTATCGACTTCAGTCTATGGCCCATGTAACGGCGAGCTCCTATTATTAGTTTGGCAAAATTGCCACCATGTGTCATCACAAACACATCTGACTTCAAGCATACCAAAAAATCTAGGGCAGCCAAGCTAGTCACATGCTTCCTGAAATGGTCTATTTCTTCTATGCTCGCTAGTTCCTCCTTAGTAACCTGCAAGGAACAAAAAGGATTGCTTAATTGTTCTTTTAACCTCAGTTATTGTAACTGTTAAAGCTTGTCCCAAATGAAGCAAGATAGGTCAGTAGCACTTGAAAAACATTTCAAAAGCTAAAAAAACCACTTGGAACTTTATGGAAAATAAGAAAACTAACATTAAAACCACGCAAAATGCTTCGCAAAAAAAAACTTAAGGCTAGTTGGTCTGCGATTTTGGAAGAAGACAAAGTACACAATGACAATTTTCCCAGAAGAAAGCTTTTCTTATATTGTAGGgcaaagaaagaaaataagaatAAATTTTCATTTCCTTTAGAGCTTTTCAAATGTAGGAAAATGTAGGAATTATTTGACCTTTTAGAAAGATAGATTGGGAAACCAATTTCTTTCATACAGTACAGATGATGAGATGATAAATATACAGTGGTCTTTTCAATTTCTATTCTACTACCTGGTGATGCGATATGATTTTCTATTGTAAATCAGCCACAGTTTAAGCCTGCTTTAATTTGATTGCGAGGGGTTAGAATATAATTAATGTATGAGAAGATAAACATATGAATTAGATCAATTTCCTAATAGCTCAAGCTTTTGGAAGAGTTCACATTTAATTCTTGGTTGTTTTGTATTCTTTCCATCACTGCTGAAAAGAATACATAACTAAAAGGCCTAAAAGAAGTTACTAAcacctttttttttattattttgaacTCATTGTGTTAATCAAAAGTAACaaagattcaaaaaaaaaaaaaaatcaaacacagTTCTAAAGCTCATTTTGAGTAGCTGAATGTTAACAAAATTGAGGCAAGTTGGATCAATGCAAAGTTATGGCCTAGGTAGCCGAGGTCTGCTTAGGTTGCTACAATCACGAAACCAAATCAAACTTGCTTCATAAAGGTATCAAAACTCCAAATCCTCATTTGTCAAAGCCACAAAAAGTGAGACAAGATAGATGCAAATATCTTTTTAAGGGAAAAGCTAAAAGTATTTATTAGTAGAAATGAAGTTTTCACCATATCACCAGTCTAACTATTACGTTTCTAATTTAACTTAGAGAACTGATGCATTACCAGATTTGGAAACATATTTCTTAATGGTGCCATCCGGTTCTTTCCACCATACACTTGTCCTGAAGCAACATATATTtgtgtttccttgggatatcccaTTGCACGTAATATAACAGCAACCTCCCCTGGTTCAAGGGGGCAACGACCTTCCTTTCTTTTCTGAAGTGCAAGTTGCCAAAGATGAGATCCATTCTGCAACAATATGCTAATTAAATTTAACCTAAATTCACACAGAAAATGGATTTCTGCAATAGTTTATTCTAATAATaacataagagcatcatgtcttCAGAAAAGGTTATTATTTGCAATCACCTTGTACCGTCTTGGCCATTCTTTCTGTCTATATGCTGCCATCATTGCTTTCTCCTCTCTAGTTCCAACAAAATCACAGAAGGAGAGGCCTACCATTCCCTTCTCAAATCTCAGATGAAGTGCCCTGAAAGAAAAGAGCAAGAAGTTTATGTTGAAGGTTAATTGTTGTTATTGCTGAAGAGGAAGATATTACATGTATGGGTTCACACTGCCAGTGCGATTTCTCATTCTTTCTGCCAATTTATCAGCCATTTCCTCAATCTCAGGTAAAAATTTTAAGGCATGATAGTTAACTTTACACCTGAGCCTGTTTATTTCTGGTGGAACATTGTCGTACCTGAAAATGGCGTGAACAAAAGAATTTTGTCAATTACATATGCTATGAGAACAACACATGACGACATGTTTGTGATTTTATTCTAATGTAATGATGCATGAAATGCTACAATAATTAGAGAACAGGCAAAGAAACAATGAAAAGTGAATGTATGATTCATTTTAGCAGCATCACTTACCCCAACCTATCAACAAAAGGCTTCAAAGCCATTATCTTCTTCTCTTTGATCCTAGGAAGTACATTGTCAATATAGAAGTCTGCTGATGCATATTTTGGAATGTTCTTCACAGTTCGTCTATCATGAATACCACAAATTGTTAGTGCTacattattaaatttatatagTTCAACCCAATGCTCAGAAACTACATATAAGATGACCTAGAATTAGTTGCTGCAGTGCAAATTTTTTTTGTTGAGTCTGAGAATGATCAAATGAGAACATGACAAAATGCATAATATCAAATAGACAAAACAAACAAGTTACAGAAGTTAAGGGTCGTGTATAATAAAAAATATCCAATTCTGAAACGTGATGAATTAACAATCAGTCCTGATTCACATGAAGCATAGAAGTGAAAACTGAAAAGAGCGTTCATAAGATTAGAATATTACTAATTTACAACAAAGAGTTAAGAGAAAAACATTACTAATTCACAATAAAGAATTAAGTATAAAACATGTATAAAACCTTATACTGGTGAAGAGCTCTGCTTTGTCTGTAAACCACTCGGGAATATCTCGTATAATTCGTACATCTTCCTTTAAATATTCAATGAAATGATCAACATCAAATATATCTTCAAATTTCCTGTATGACAAAACCAAAACAGCAAATTTGGAAATGTCATTGAACGTATAGAACTTAAAACCAATCATGACATGCAAATATGGGGCCATAGATGAAAAGACAAAGGATCTACTATCTTAACTTCAAGGGATAGCCAAATATGATTTACAAAACATGCAAAACATGACACATAATCCCCTTGATTTTGATCTGTTTTATCTTGTTTGCAGTATTCAATTTTATACACCAGCAAATTTTCTACTTGATCATTCAGAAATGAAGTCCAAAATTTTGCAGGTTGCAAAAGATATCCTGCTATACCTTTTTATATGGCATGTGAAAGCATATTATTGCTGACTTCCCAATAATCAATAACTCGATAATTTTCCCTTCCAGCAAAAAGTGCAAACATCCAATTGACAATATTGTTATTAACTAAATAGATTATAATTTAGTTAGGAGAGTATTAAAGTCAAAATGATATACAACCTAAATAACACACTGGTTTTTGGATGGTTTTTGCATTGATAATGGAGATGCAAGGGCATTGACCAGGAAAAACTCACGTCTGATCTTTCCAAATTTGATCTTGCTTTAGTACTGGCAAAATAAGAGTTGCGCCCATTATCTTTGCCACAGCAACAGCATTGCATATCTGCAAAGAAAGCGATTAAGAAGGAAAATGAATTCACAATAATTTgcagaaaataaaaatcaatatATGGATGTTCCCAATATCTTCACATATCATGTCAGTATACAACACAACCTGGTCCAATAAAGTAGATACCTTTATTTCGAGATTGAAATGATAGAACGATTGAGCAAATATGCCAAGACAAAACAGCATCAGTCTTGGTATTTCAAAGCAGAGTATTCAAGCTTTGACCATTTTTACAATATAGACTATTAACATAACAGTGACACAGACATTGCACATGCTTGACCAACCAAATGCTTCCTAGTGTCAATCTACAGCGTGCTAGTAGTAACTATGTAAGAGAAGCATGTGCCTGCACTGCCACTAGAAGGTTGCAAGTAAATTGAGGGTCAGTTTAAAGGTTAAGCCAGACCTTTTGAATCTTACATAAAATCTATTAACAGGACAATATGCAATGTTTTGCTAGATGGATGGGACAGATACATGTAAATCAACTGATCtgcaaaatatttgaaaattattttcatgttcggaatttgtGAATATCCATGGTTGCTCACTCTAGAACACCCTTCACAAGCTAGGAACATGAAGGTGTCATCCACTGTTTTGATTAATAGAAACAAGCAGAGAAGCTAAGTCAAGATAAAAACTAGCACATATTCTCCCATGCAGAGGGACAGACTATGTCGTCAATAATATAAAGAGCtaacaagaaacatgatatattTCAGCATCAAAACTTTGGCTATATGGGCAAATCCCATGAATTAAACGTTCAAGAGAAGCTAAATAGCATATCAACAACAGAAATGACCAAATCTTCTGAACCTAAACCTTAAAGTTAAAAGGAATTCAATTTGCATCAGCTCTTTTGATGATCCTAAATGTTCAAACTAGGTCTAACCATCATTTAGCATTTCTAATAATAGTCCTAGAAATACATATTAAACAAGTCACATCAGTCATTCAAAATGTACCAAAGTGTGAGCAAAAAACTCTAAGAAAAGTGACATAAAACACAAACAGAAATGATGAAAAAGAGTACACACAGCTATACGTTGTTGGTTAAGACCACCCTCGGCATGGATGAATATGTAGCCATTGGTTTCATTCTCAGGAGGTACTGAAAATGAATGAACCATCACTTAATCAGCATGACAAATAGCATGCAAATAGTAAAACAGAGTTTAATATATGAGAAACAAGGAAAATAAAGTTGGCAACAAAAAAATCTAGATCAAAATAGCATCACATGTAAAAGAACTTAAAAAGATACACAGCATAGTTAAAATGAAGTGAAAATATAGGTTACAATAGTGTATGTACATGAAATAACATATATGCCTAGGTACGCAAGTATATGAACATGTGAAGAAAACATCAAGCTCATTCAGTTATTAAGCCTGCTAGATTCAGGTACTTATAGCACAGTGACCATGTTGAATAATACTCATGACAAGAAAGTTAAGTGAACCAAATATTACAATAACTaaatcttatcccactaggtggggtcagctATTGTGAACCAAATATTAGCATACAATTAATACTATGGCATCATCATAGACATGCACCTAGGTTATGACTCCTAGAATGCGGCTAAGAAATAAAGTTTGATGTAAAAGCTCAAAACATACTTTATTTTTGAGGTTGCAAGTGCAAGTGTACTATACCAAGTCAGAACAGCAACAACGTTAGCCACATTCCACTAATGAATTTGCTCTCTACGTTactagaatcatcatgatacatatcaaaaaaaaaaaaaaacattacatGTTTCACTATGCGCATAATTATGTACAAGTAACCCCACAGGTTGGCGCAGTTGGTAGATGGGTGTTTGCCCCAATAAGTCTTGGGATCAATTCCCAATGAGTGTGAAAATGCATCGCTGGTGCCTTACATCCCCTATGTAAATAGGTCGCTCCACTAAGGCAAATGTCCCCCATGATTTACGCCCTTCTAGAGTGTGTGGGGTCGGCTTCACCTTTTTTGCCCCATGTACaagtataaatataatataaGCTCACAATGATTGGTCCTAAGCCCGGATGAGAAAGGATGAGAGTTGTGTTAGGTTTCTAGCCAGTGTTGACTTAggcaaatgttcaatgaatggattcattaaactattgtgttaatgctagTTTATTCCCCATAAAGAAcgtgttgcagggtccgactataATGTCTCGGCAAGGACTACTGCATTTCTAAAACTCGTGTAGTGTTAAATTTGCAAGAATTCTTACACTAtatgttggataagaacaaatattataaGAAAACTAATGGTCTAAAATTTAGAACATGAAACATAGGAATGCTCACTCTTAAAATAATAGAGGTAGTAGATacaatgattaggagaagaattaatattttgtatgtacaagagacaaaatggataggagAAGggggcaaagatgatagagaactcgggttttaagttatgatacacaaaaatgagtaaaacaagaaatgaagtAGATATTGTTATACATAGTTCATTAGATGAAGTTGTAAAAGTAATTAGAATGGGATAGGATTATAGCTCTCACAATAATAATAACGAAAGAAACTAATATCATAATTAGCATATTTACATTAGGATTAGATGAAGACAtcaaatttaagttttgggatgaTTTAGATAAGATATTACAAAATATACCGTCAAACAAAATGACTTTAATAGGAGAAAATCTAAATGGATATATTGGAGTGaaaaataagaaatatgatagggtgcatgagtttggaacaagaaataaataaggaaaaaattatatttgattttgcgatagcatataaaCCTTATACTAGCttatacgttttttaagaaaagaataCTCAGTTACATTGATCACGTTTAAAAGTGACAATAATAAATTGCAAATTGATTTTATTATGGTtcagaagaaggatagaaagatttataaatatTGCAAGGTTATCCTGGAAAAAACTTAACCACCCAATATAGGTTAGTAATGTTATGTTGGATATATGCCACAAGTAGcgaaagttaaaggatgagaagtaAAACACATTTAAGGAGAGGGTAGGAGTAAGTATTAGGAGAAATATACGACGACTCGAATACGACATGGATAAGataatatcaaagttgaaaataatagcaAAGAATGTACTTGGTAAGTCAAAAGGACGTGCACCATCATGTAAAAAATCTTTGTGGTGGAATGAGAATGTACAagagaaattgaaaaaaaaaacgaaCTTATAAGGCATTATAAACTTGTATGAACAaggaaaactaaaaaaatatacagTAGTCAAGAAAAATGCGAAGAAAGAAGTGAATGAAgcgaaaaatgaaacttttgaatatttatattgaaaattaaatacaaaagaaagggaaaagtaaAAGAGAAAGAGACATTTACAATAACTAAAACAAGAAATAGGAAGTAAGATGTATTAAATGAATGCAATATAGTACTAGTAAATTATGAGGGAATAAAAAAAGTGATAGATgaggtatttttatcaactttttaatggaGGTTTAGGTAACCAACTTAACTTAAGGAATTAAGtaagtcaaatgagtatagaaatttaattttttttatcctagAATTCAACTTTCAGCTTCAAAtgaaatgcaaaataaaaaagtAGTTGGATCAGATaatattccaatagaggtataGAAGTACCTAGGGAAAATGACTTATAAAGTTATTTAActtgatattaaaaataaaaataaaaaatgtttaaGGGTAAATACTCTACTTCCCTTATATAAGAAGggaggagacgtacaaaattatgaaaattatcgaggtattaaactaatgagtcatactatgaaaactttaagaaaaaaattaaaaaaaaaattaagaagagaCCATGAgatgatcgaaaatcaatttgaattCATGCTTAAAAGGTCGATATTAAAAATCATATATCTTCTCAtgcaactaattgaaaagtatgaACAAAAGTAAGGTCTAAATATGGTATTCATAGACCTAGAAAAAGTTTAAGATAgagtccaagagaaattatatgaagaattctagaaaagaaaagtgttaacatagcatatattaaactaattaaggatatgtacgacgATGTAACGACCAAAGTGAAAATTTCAAGCGGATTAACCGAAGCATTTCCTATATAGACACGGTTACATCAAAGATCAACTCTAAATCCCTgtcttttacattaattatggacgcACTCACTAGACACATCCAAGACACGATATAATGATACATGTTGTTTGctgataatattattttattagatgagacacgtgaaagaGTAAATACTAAACTTAAACTTTAGcgcgaaacattaaaagtgaaaGGTTTTAGGATTTGTAGAGTAAAGATAgagtatataaaatttaaatttaacaatattagacataataagATAACTGTTAAGATAGGAGACACCGTATTGTCTAGATGGAAAGTTTTAAGTGTTTAGGATCTTTTTTGCAAAAGGATAGAGGGATTAAGAGATATGTTGAACATATAATataagcaggatggttgaaatggaggagagtgtCGCGTGTTCTATGTGATCGTAAAAAaacctctaaaatttaaagggAAGTTCTACAAAACTACTATTAGGCCAGCTGTGTTATATAGAGTTGAACGTTTGTCTATGACTCGAGCatatgagcaaaagatgagagttgcagagatgaggatgttaaggggatgcatggacatacgaggataaatacgataaaaaaaaaaaaatattagagagaaagtcagggttgcatctattgagagaaaaatttgagagacacgtttaagatagtaCGGATATGTACTTAAaggaccaataaatgctccaattaaacgatgtaaaactatgacaaatatgcacatcaaacgcaaaagaggaagataaaaaaaaatcttagttagcaacaataaaacaagataaaatttatttaaatatagatgatgatatagtagaggATAGAACTATagaaggattcatatagccgacctcATCTAGtaagataaggcttggttgtcattattattgttgttataaatatgatataaaaggaAGCATTTAAGCAAGCATGTATTATCTGATTAATTTAAGGTTAGATAACCATGTTTCTTGATCTTTTCACTTATTAAATTGAATACAATGGACTTTATGATAAACTACTTACGCGATCTCAACTCATAAGGGTCCAAAATTAATCAGTATAAAGTTGAAGCAATTTGAACAAGGAGACTAAAGACTCAATTATAGTATCTTCATAAACCAACAAGAGATTATCAATTATTTTGCATGAAAGTAAATTCCAAACAAAATAAGCAGCAACAATACCAAATATGACAGCAAATCTTAAAGAATCATAGAGGAGAGAGAGTAAATAAAGGATAAATAATATAGCAGCACTTTGAACAGATTTCATAGAGATAGTTGAATTCACCAAAGAGAAAGATGATCTAAGGTAGACAATTGGAACCCTTTTAAAAGTTCCAACCAAGCATAGGAGGGAAGTGGAAAGTTATGAAGTGCTTCATGGAGAAGATAGCTCCGGCACTTGTTCTATTATATCAAAAACTCATGAGCAATTTGGTGAAGTTTATTTTCTGTGATTTAAAAATGTCTTCTCCAATGGAGGAAATAACTCTAAATGCTTCCATGAGGAGCTAGCATTGTCTATGCATCAATTATACTCTCAACCTAAAGATATTGTTGCACCATGGAGGGAAGAGCAGGCACTTGAGTTGTAGATGCACAAGTAGTAACCAAATCAGCAGATAAAGAGAAAAGCTCAAATTGTCCATTGATATGGCAGTTGGTCCTCTAAATTGAAAATTGGATTAATGCTCAATTTAAGCAACAATCTGATCTTTCTCACAATATGAAAGTATTAATATAGTGAGCAAAAGTCTTAGTGGTCAATGAGAATGCTAACAAGTACATAGTGTCATATGATGTACTCCTTATGTTTAAGATATGCATcaacttataatttataagttttATCACTTATTGTTATTTTCCTCCTGACATGGTATGAATCACTCAAAAGAACGAGACGTGGCAAGTAGAGAAATCTAAataataaataggttgacaagttCTAGACTCATAAATGATTGCAAAAGGACATCAAGAATTGTTATTAATCAACAAAATAGATATCTAAATTCCCAACATTTTGTCCACTAGCCACCTAAGAAAGTTTCCTAAACTACAATTGATAATGTTGATCTAGTCATCAGTTTGAGATTAAATGTGGATGAAAATATAAGTTGAGTCAAAATAGCTtccatccaaaaaaaaaaaacctcataAACTTAAAATTCTTCACTGACATCATTGACTCGACAGTCCATGCAATCTACCAACTTCCTTAAAGGACATCATATAGAACCTAACAACAACCACTAACATGGAATCATGACTTGCATTGGTAAACAGTAAATATAAAACTTGGGCAATAGACATTAGTGTGCAAAAAGGTGTTTTCTTAATGGCCTTGGTTGTCAAGCACACACAACATTGAGATATGTTCTAGCAACATCTCATCTTAAGGATGACAAGTAGAACCTATCAAGAATGAGAGCTAGAGTCCTGTCTTTCCCAAATCGACCGGTGCAATCACTTGCTTATTACCATATCTAAAGGTCTCTAAGTGAGGTTCAAGGAATGTACAAGTGTCTAGAGCTAAATAGGTAACTGTACCTAATCACAAAGTAAATCTAATCATGACAATTTTCATCCTTAATATCTGAAAAAGAAAATCATCCCCAATGTTAGAAAAAGTGGGGCACTCAACCTTAAAACCTATTATTGTTGTTCACTCTATGTAAGGCTGCCACAAATTGAACCAATGCAAGTGGATGCTTTAAACAAACTCATACTTTGGAAGGAATTCAACCCACCTAGCGTGTTTAACaccttttttttctctttttgatTATATGAAGCACAGTGATGTCTCGATTTGAATGTCCCAGTAATAACTTTCTTATGCTTTCTAAAATTCAACACCCCTGACCCAATTGTGACATGTATATAATCACTTTCAAACAGAAACATATCTCATTgataggaaaagagggagaatACTTGCCTGTAATACCATTATCCCAGCGTTCAGCACATGGTTTCCATGAGGTAGTAGAAGAATAAGGATTCTCCCAAAGTGATGGAGGCTCCTTCACCTGTAGCAAGGAATACAGAAGAAGGAAAAACAATTTAGGCCAACAATAAAGGAAAGATGTTTCTACAGCCATGAAAATCCATGTTTAAAGATGATTATAACAACTGAAAACTTACACGTGGACAATGAAGTGTGATCCCTTCTTTATGGCACAAATAAGGTGCATTCTACCAAAAAGACAGAACTTAGTCATTTGGACCATCTCATTTCGCAAAAGTCAATCAAACAACTTATTGAGATCCATGATAACTTCAACACCAATATACTAACGGAACGAGAAAAAGATAACGAGAAGAAAATGAATCAATTGAGCGCCGAGTGAGAGAGAgaaaaaggataaaaaaaaaaaacatatcctTTCGGCTAAAATGGGCAAGACAGTAATCCATACCAAGTTTACTACTGCAAAACCTCCAATTGAAGTAACAGGATACAAATCAAACAAGCGCGTCAAGGAGTAATGCTAAGGAGAAGGATCTCACCAGCCGACTCCAAAAAGAGGGGA from Zingiber officinale cultivar Zhangliang chromosome 6B, Zo_v1.1, whole genome shotgun sequence carries:
- the LOC121993247 gene encoding protein PECTIC ARABINOGALACTAN SYNTHESIS-RELATED-like, translated to MAELRHSASMSSRASAGASPAKVEEASHSFVSAAATDLGGRDQDRDHDKDPHRHFFASALLNLPAPFRSLFALEDPRVSTSYSYRILVGFLAFLVLVGLLSLPSFWSRLNAPYLCHKEGITLHCPRVKEPPSLWENPYSSTTSWKPCAERWDNGITVPPENETNGYIFIHAEGGLNQQRIAICNAVAVAKIMGATLILPVLKQDQIWKDQTKFEDIFDVDHFIEYLKEDVRIIRDIPEWFTDKAELFTSIRRTVKNIPKYASADFYIDNVLPRIKEKKIMALKPFVDRLGYDNVPPEINRLRCKVNYHALKFLPEIEEMADKLAERMRNRTGSVNPYMALHLRFEKGMVGLSFCDFVGTREEKAMMAAYRQKEWPRRYKNGSHLWQLALQKRKEGRCPLEPGEVAVILRAMGYPKETQIYVASGQVYGGKNRMAPLRNMFPNLVTKEELASIEEIDHFRKHVTSLAALDFLVCLKSDVFVMTHGGNFAKLIIGARRYMGHRLKSIKPDKGLMSKSFGDPYMGWATFLEDVVITHQTRTGLPEETFPNYDIWENPLTPCMCRT